The following coding sequences are from one Arthrobacter sp. PvP023 window:
- a CDS encoding L,D-transpeptidase family protein, whose amino-acid sequence MGEPTSNEDCDAAGLCVQTFVGGTIYYTPSTGAHAVLLASGKTGPQWTASGGLTAHGYPVTDEACDSLGCFQRYSRGADITWTATGGFFVTHGAIGNAVHRLYGGYTAIGYPTTKEVCNLPGQGCSQEFGNLNIVWSAASGAYGVWEPGAIGGHYAANGAEGGRLGYPLSREICGLRAGGCYQVYQGGVIVWSPASGPRLSLGAIRAAWAVRGLESGLLGYPVSEEVCDLPGSGCQQQYQGGTIYWSAKTGAYATNGAIKGRFDGLEGIEGYLGYPLTGEVCNQPNGGCYQWFQGGLIFWSPATGAQPVRGGMKSKYEAMGWHRSYLGYPATPETCDGSACVQGFQGGYVTWISGITRDYRHTECTTLNDGRIKYPTGNANRVTLTFAGEYGQSYATVAYCQRVAGTYVTDWRTDGRVGASGFKPPGVPSGPTRYNYSPTGSYSVTEAFGLGNPGTALPYRTLNPNSRWGGNPWTATYNKYFESTAWVGYDENMWYFATGASHDYRQGAVINYNRPPDSEIVHDAGFAIFLHEHKVPTAGCIALDDWAVEDFLRKSTPGDRIIMGVARDIFR is encoded by the coding sequence TTGGGCGAACCCACCTCCAACGAGGATTGTGACGCCGCGGGCCTCTGCGTCCAGACATTCGTTGGCGGAACCATCTACTACACGCCCAGCACAGGCGCACACGCCGTTCTCTTGGCGTCGGGCAAAACGGGCCCTCAGTGGACTGCCTCGGGCGGGCTGACCGCACATGGCTATCCCGTTACTGACGAGGCATGCGACTCGCTCGGGTGCTTTCAGAGATATTCCCGCGGTGCGGACATTACTTGGACAGCTACGGGTGGATTCTTTGTTACCCACGGTGCCATAGGCAATGCTGTCCACCGGCTTTATGGCGGATACACCGCGATCGGCTACCCGACCACCAAGGAGGTCTGCAATCTTCCGGGCCAAGGCTGCTCGCAGGAGTTCGGGAATCTCAACATCGTGTGGTCCGCTGCTTCCGGAGCTTACGGCGTGTGGGAACCTGGTGCGATCGGCGGACACTACGCTGCCAACGGCGCTGAAGGCGGACGTCTTGGGTATCCGCTGTCTCGGGAAATTTGCGGGCTTCGGGCCGGCGGCTGCTACCAGGTGTACCAGGGGGGTGTCATCGTCTGGTCACCCGCAAGCGGTCCGCGTCTCAGCCTGGGTGCCATACGTGCAGCATGGGCAGTCCGTGGACTAGAGAGTGGTCTTCTAGGCTATCCGGTTTCGGAGGAGGTTTGCGACCTTCCGGGATCAGGATGCCAGCAGCAGTATCAAGGCGGGACCATTTATTGGTCGGCCAAGACTGGTGCGTATGCGACAAACGGTGCCATCAAGGGAAGGTTTGATGGCCTGGAGGGCATCGAAGGCTACCTCGGCTACCCCCTGACCGGTGAAGTTTGCAATCAGCCCAACGGTGGGTGCTATCAGTGGTTCCAGGGCGGGCTGATCTTCTGGTCACCGGCTACGGGGGCGCAGCCCGTCCGCGGTGGCATGAAGTCGAAATACGAGGCCATGGGCTGGCACCGTAGCTACCTTGGCTACCCGGCCACGCCGGAAACCTGCGACGGATCCGCCTGCGTCCAAGGTTTTCAGGGTGGCTACGTGACCTGGATTTCGGGTATTACCCGGGATTACCGGCACACGGAATGCACCACTCTGAACGATGGCCGAATTAAGTACCCCACTGGTAACGCAAATCGTGTGACACTCACCTTTGCCGGCGAATACGGACAGTCATACGCCACGGTTGCCTATTGCCAGCGAGTGGCCGGCACCTACGTGACTGACTGGCGAACGGACGGCCGGGTCGGCGCAAGTGGTTTCAAGCCGCCCGGAGTCCCGTCGGGGCCGACGCGCTACAACTATTCGCCGACAGGTTCCTACTCCGTCACGGAGGCCTTTGGACTGGGTAATCCCGGCACTGCACTTCCTTACCGCACCCTCAACCCCAATTCGCGATGGGGCGGCAACCCCTGGACCGCAACGTACAACAAGTACTTCGAGTCCACGGCGTGGGTGGGGTACGACGAGAATATGTGGTACTTCGCAACGGGCGCTTCGCACGATTACCGCCAGGGTGCCGTCATCAACTACAACCGCCCGCCAGATTCCGAGATCGTCCACGATGCAGGTTTTGCCATCTTCCTGCACGAGCACAAGGTTCCGACTGCCGGTTGCATCGCCCTTGACGATTGGGCTGTGGAGGATTTCCTCAGGAAGTCGACTCCGGGCGATCGGATAATCATGGGGGTCGCTCGCGACATATTCCGGTAG
- a CDS encoding fumarylacetoacetate hydrolase family protein codes for MRLLTLRTGTGTGQNTVAVRQDGTTLTEIDGFSDVGELLKDSAWEEKAKAAAGATHPLEGADLAPVVPFPGKIICVGHNYRNHIKEMGREIPEYPTLFAKYQESLIGPNDDLALPQESDTVDWEAELAVVIGKKGRRISEADAKDYIAGYSVLNDVSMRDYQFRTIQWLQGKTWEKSTPFGPALVTQDEFTAGPLMTSAVDGEIQQSTPTGDLVFTPEFLVSYISTIITLNPGDVIATGTPGGVGHAQDPKRYLQEGQILVTTIEGLGQLSNRVVKEA; via the coding sequence ATGAGACTCCTCACCCTCCGCACCGGCACCGGCACCGGCCAGAACACCGTGGCTGTCCGCCAGGACGGGACCACACTGACCGAAATCGACGGGTTCTCCGACGTCGGGGAACTCCTGAAAGACTCCGCCTGGGAAGAGAAGGCGAAGGCTGCGGCCGGCGCGACGCATCCGCTCGAGGGCGCGGACCTCGCCCCGGTGGTCCCGTTCCCGGGGAAGATCATCTGCGTGGGCCACAACTACCGCAACCACATCAAGGAAATGGGCCGGGAAATCCCCGAGTACCCCACCCTGTTCGCGAAGTACCAGGAATCCCTGATCGGCCCGAACGATGACCTGGCGCTGCCGCAGGAATCGGACACCGTGGACTGGGAAGCCGAACTTGCCGTGGTGATCGGCAAGAAGGGCCGCCGGATCAGCGAAGCCGACGCCAAGGATTACATCGCCGGGTACTCGGTGCTGAACGATGTGTCCATGCGTGACTACCAGTTCCGCACCATCCAGTGGCTCCAGGGCAAGACCTGGGAGAAGTCCACCCCGTTTGGACCCGCCCTGGTCACGCAGGATGAGTTCACCGCCGGTCCCCTAATGACCTCCGCGGTGGACGGCGAGATCCAGCAGAGCACCCCGACCGGGGACCTCGTGTTCACCCCGGAATTCCTGGTCTCCTACATCTCCACGATCATCACGCTGAACCCCGGGGATGTGATCGCGACCGGCACCCCCGGCGGGGTGGGCCACGCCCAGGACCCGAAGCGCTACCTGCAGGAAGGCCAGATCCTGGTCACCACCATCGAGGGCCTGGGCCAGCTGAGCAACCGCGTGGTCAAGGAAGCCTGA
- a CDS encoding maleylpyruvate isomerase family mycothiol-dependent enzyme → MVARHDQTTDPVLLEGLLQARRGTAFFARKLNELTDADLDGDSLLPGWTRRHVTAHIGYNARAIARLIEWAATGVETPMYASTEVRDHEIKFGATLPPIALRHLFDHSAVHLNVEWRDLPAEAWHHKVTTAQGRTVPAEETVWMRTREVWVHAVDLDNGATFTDIPAPVLARLLADITSAWHTRGTDTGLLIKVTDQPGGMAFGDTSAQTPTLISGPLTAITQWATGRGTHGVSATSTAAPAGTAADAAAPASDADLPEVPAAPKWI, encoded by the coding sequence ATGGTCGCCCGCCACGACCAGACCACGGACCCGGTCCTGCTCGAGGGTTTGCTGCAGGCACGGCGGGGCACGGCGTTCTTCGCCCGCAAACTCAACGAGCTCACCGACGCGGACCTCGACGGGGACTCGCTGCTGCCGGGCTGGACCCGCCGGCACGTCACGGCCCACATCGGCTACAACGCCCGGGCCATCGCGCGGCTCATCGAGTGGGCAGCCACCGGCGTGGAAACACCCATGTACGCCTCCACCGAGGTCAGGGACCACGAAATCAAATTCGGAGCCACCCTGCCGCCGATCGCGCTGCGGCACCTCTTCGACCACTCCGCAGTGCACCTGAACGTCGAATGGCGCGACCTCCCTGCAGAAGCCTGGCACCACAAAGTCACAACAGCCCAAGGCAGGACCGTCCCGGCCGAGGAAACCGTCTGGATGCGGACCCGCGAAGTCTGGGTCCACGCCGTAGACCTGGACAACGGCGCCACCTTCACCGACATCCCCGCACCCGTCCTGGCCCGGCTCCTGGCGGACATCACCAGTGCCTGGCACACCCGCGGCACCGACACCGGACTGCTGATCAAAGTCACCGACCAGCCGGGCGGAATGGCCTTCGGCGACACCAGCGCCCAAACACCAACACTGATCTCCGGCCCGCTCACTGCCATCACCCAATGGGCCACCGGCCGCGGCACCCACGGCGTGTCAGCGACGAGCACCGCAGCACCAGCCGGGACAGCAGCGGACGCCGCCGCACCGGCGTCGGACGCTGACCTGCCTGAAGTGCCCGCAGCACCAAAGTGGATCTAG
- a CDS encoding cupin domain-containing protein has protein sequence MSISAENTTHESVAAGQTAPEPTPEEAAQLKELYRDFDRENLIPLWTEIADLMPMVPSPKAVAHVWRWSDLYPLAARAGDLVPVGRGGERRAIALANPGLAGTPYATPTLWAAIQYLGARETAPEHRHSQNAFRFVVEGEGVWTVVNGDPVRMSRGDFLLTPGWNFHGHHNDTDEPMAWIDGLDIPFVHYADAGFFEFGTERVTDEATPDISRSERLWAHPGLRPLSGLDDTTSSPIAAYRWEYTDAALREQLLLEDEGHPATVSQGHAAVRYTNPTTGGDVMPTIRAEFHRLRAGATTQGVREVGSSVWQVFEGTGSVVLNGESRTLEKGDLFVVPSWAEWSLQAESEFDLFRFSDAPIFERLNFNRTYIEGRTK, from the coding sequence GTGTCCATCAGCGCCGAGAACACGACTCATGAATCAGTGGCCGCGGGGCAAACTGCTCCGGAGCCGACGCCTGAAGAAGCTGCCCAGCTGAAAGAGCTGTACCGGGATTTTGATCGGGAGAACCTGATCCCGTTGTGGACTGAGATCGCGGATTTGATGCCGATGGTCCCGTCGCCGAAGGCGGTGGCTCATGTGTGGCGGTGGAGTGATCTGTATCCGCTGGCGGCCCGTGCCGGGGATCTGGTGCCGGTGGGCCGTGGCGGGGAACGCCGCGCGATTGCGCTGGCGAACCCGGGCCTTGCCGGTACCCCGTACGCGACTCCGACGTTGTGGGCTGCGATCCAGTACCTTGGTGCCCGCGAGACCGCACCGGAGCACCGGCACTCGCAGAACGCGTTCCGCTTCGTCGTTGAGGGCGAGGGTGTGTGGACGGTGGTGAACGGGGATCCGGTGCGGATGTCCCGCGGTGATTTCCTGCTGACTCCGGGTTGGAACTTCCACGGCCACCATAACGACACGGATGAGCCGATGGCCTGGATCGACGGGCTGGACATCCCGTTCGTGCATTACGCCGATGCCGGGTTCTTCGAGTTCGGCACCGAGCGGGTCACGGACGAGGCCACCCCGGATATCTCCCGGTCCGAGCGGCTCTGGGCCCACCCGGGCCTGCGCCCGCTCTCGGGCCTGGATGACACCACCAGCTCCCCCATCGCGGCGTACCGGTGGGAATACACCGACGCCGCCCTGCGCGAGCAGCTCTTGCTCGAGGACGAGGGCCACCCGGCCACCGTGTCCCAGGGCCACGCGGCCGTCCGCTACACCAACCCGACCACCGGCGGGGACGTGATGCCCACCATCCGTGCCGAATTCCACCGCCTCCGCGCCGGCGCCACCACCCAGGGCGTCCGCGAGGTCGGCTCCAGCGTCTGGCAGGTCTTCGAAGGGACCGGCTCCGTGGTCCTGAACGGCGAGAGCAGGACCCTGGAAAAGGGCGACCTCTTCGTTGTCCCGTCCTGGGCTGAATGGTCCCTGCAGGCCGAGAGCGAATTCGACCTCTTCCGGTTCAGCGACGCCCCCATTTTCGAACGACTGAACTTCAACCGCACCTACATCGAAGGACGCACCAAGTAA
- a CDS encoding IclR family transcriptional regulator, whose protein sequence is MQKQTSSKPASKSVRRPVQKRPTYSIEAVDNALQLLQLLRDGGALRLKDAAEELGVAPSTAHRLLAMLVYRGFAVQDETRRYVPGPAMGVGPAGLSWTRLLRSLAQPHMELLSAQLNETVNLMVRVGTKIRFLTTVEGNNVLRVGDRQGTVMPANKTSGGKAMLAELELPMIDQLFRSNNAEIGGDTIPAEEYPAFLRELESIRNNGFAANFEGTEEGVSALGIALHNRHGKVVGALSVATPATRFRRVFDAGLVPALRETCRQLEIDIAANPAEPD, encoded by the coding sequence GTGCAGAAACAGACCAGCTCCAAGCCGGCGTCCAAATCAGTCCGGAGGCCGGTGCAGAAGCGGCCCACCTATTCCATTGAGGCTGTGGACAACGCGCTGCAGCTCCTGCAGCTGCTCCGTGACGGCGGCGCGCTGCGCCTCAAGGACGCCGCCGAGGAGCTGGGCGTGGCCCCGTCCACTGCCCACCGCCTGCTGGCGATGCTGGTCTACCGGGGCTTCGCCGTGCAGGACGAAACCCGGCGCTACGTGCCCGGCCCGGCAATGGGCGTGGGTCCGGCAGGGCTGAGCTGGACCAGGCTGCTCCGCTCGCTCGCCCAGCCGCATATGGAACTGCTCTCCGCGCAGCTGAACGAGACCGTCAACCTCATGGTGCGGGTGGGTACGAAAATACGGTTCCTGACCACTGTGGAGGGAAACAATGTATTGCGAGTGGGTGACCGGCAGGGGACGGTGATGCCTGCCAACAAAACCTCCGGAGGTAAGGCCATGCTCGCCGAACTGGAGCTTCCCATGATCGACCAGCTCTTCCGCAGCAACAACGCCGAGATCGGCGGGGACACCATCCCCGCTGAGGAGTACCCGGCGTTCCTGCGCGAGCTGGAGTCGATCCGCAACAACGGTTTCGCCGCCAATTTCGAAGGCACCGAGGAGGGTGTGAGTGCCCTCGGGATCGCCCTGCACAACAGGCACGGGAAGGTGGTGGGCGCGCTCAGCGTGGCCACTCCCGCGACCCGCTTCCGCAGGGTGTTCGATGCCGGACTGGTGCCTGCCCTGCGGGAAACCTGCCGGCAGCTGGAAATCGACATTGCAGCAAATCCGGCCGAGCCGGACTGA
- a CDS encoding universal stress protein: MSKPIVVGINGSTGSEAAMSWSLHRAARLKLPVIAVHAVDDRWMSPDFQYHELIRESGMELLRQVQEDAAKKEPDVAVDVQLRHGSAGAALREMSKDAAMVVIGSHHRHWADGGPMTDRALQVVTASDSPVAVIPQDQGPEGRGVVVGVDGSEESLQAVAFAAAEADREGDELTAVLAFRRPARWVQSGMPASGLAEVIEEEDKIVLAESVAGLRDKYPDLVVNQVLDKDTDPAKALVEAAANARLLVIGSRGRGGFSRLVLGSTAHAVLLRVPCPTVVTRVHKVKHEE; encoded by the coding sequence ATGAGCAAACCAATCGTCGTCGGCATCAACGGCTCCACCGGAAGCGAGGCCGCAATGTCGTGGTCGCTCCACCGGGCAGCCAGGCTCAAGCTTCCGGTGATCGCCGTCCATGCGGTGGATGACCGGTGGATGTCGCCGGACTTCCAGTACCACGAACTGATCAGGGAATCAGGCATGGAGCTGCTGAGGCAGGTGCAGGAGGATGCTGCCAAGAAGGAACCCGACGTGGCCGTCGACGTGCAGTTGCGCCACGGCAGCGCGGGCGCCGCGCTCAGGGAAATGTCCAAAGACGCCGCCATGGTGGTCATCGGATCACACCACCGTCATTGGGCCGACGGAGGACCCATGACGGACCGGGCCCTTCAGGTCGTTACTGCGTCGGACAGCCCGGTGGCGGTTATTCCGCAGGATCAGGGACCGGAAGGCCGCGGCGTGGTGGTGGGCGTGGACGGCTCGGAGGAGTCCTTGCAGGCTGTTGCATTTGCCGCAGCGGAAGCAGACCGCGAGGGGGACGAACTGACGGCCGTTCTGGCTTTCCGGCGCCCAGCCCGCTGGGTGCAGAGCGGGATGCCTGCCAGCGGGCTGGCGGAAGTCATTGAGGAAGAGGACAAGATTGTGCTTGCCGAGTCGGTCGCTGGGCTGCGGGATAAGTACCCCGATCTGGTGGTGAATCAGGTGCTGGACAAGGACACCGATCCGGCCAAGGCTCTCGTGGAGGCCGCTGCGAACGCGCGTCTCCTGGTCATCGGCAGCCGCGGACGCGGGGGATTCAGCCGCCTTGTCCTTGGCTCCACGGCCCACGCGGTTCTGCTGCGGGTTCCGTGCCCCACGGTGGTCACCAGGGTCCACAAGGTCAAGCACGAGGAATAG
- a CDS encoding erythromycin esterase family protein, producing MTNGNRAVLNMLDEIRSLARPLSGIRDLDRLVHKAGAGRFVAIGEASHGTHEYYTMRARLTMRLIEEQGYSWIGVEGDWPDCWRINRWVRGQSGHDTGVHTMLAGFGRWPTWMWANEEVAGFLDWLRGWNLERPMEERVGFYGLDVYSLWDSLREIIGWLEENEPDAVPAAMRAWQCFLPHHEDPHEYAWSTRLVPESCEADVVALLTEVRNRALALRDHEPRAESDEAFDAVQNAVVAANAEHYYRIMVQGSRESWNVRDRHMADTVDRLSAHLGPASKGIIWEHNTHVGDARATDMARDGLVNVGQLLRERHGSEGVTLVGFGSYRGTVMAADAWGSPERVLTVPEARTGSHEDLLHRALGAPALLEFGRDRSGPWLSAWLGHRAIGVVYRPARESGNYVPTRMGGRYDALIWMEQTSALRPLHHEAPPSEPEFETEPTGF from the coding sequence ATGACCAACGGAAACCGTGCCGTCCTGAACATGCTGGACGAGATCCGCAGCCTGGCCCGGCCCCTCAGTGGAATACGAGACCTTGACCGCCTGGTCCACAAGGCCGGTGCCGGACGCTTCGTAGCAATCGGCGAAGCATCCCACGGCACCCACGAGTACTACACCATGCGTGCCCGGCTGACCATGCGGCTGATAGAAGAGCAGGGTTACAGCTGGATCGGAGTGGAGGGCGACTGGCCGGACTGCTGGCGGATCAACCGCTGGGTCCGCGGACAAAGCGGGCACGATACGGGCGTGCACACCATGCTCGCCGGATTCGGCCGTTGGCCCACCTGGATGTGGGCAAACGAGGAAGTGGCGGGCTTCCTTGACTGGCTTCGCGGCTGGAACCTGGAGCGTCCGATGGAGGAGCGGGTGGGCTTCTACGGCCTGGACGTCTATTCGCTGTGGGATTCCCTGCGGGAAATCATCGGCTGGCTTGAGGAAAACGAGCCCGACGCCGTTCCCGCTGCCATGCGGGCGTGGCAGTGTTTCCTGCCGCATCATGAAGATCCGCACGAGTACGCCTGGAGCACCCGGCTGGTTCCGGAATCGTGCGAGGCCGATGTGGTTGCACTCCTGACCGAGGTGCGGAACCGGGCACTTGCGCTGCGGGACCACGAACCGCGCGCCGAAAGCGATGAGGCCTTCGACGCGGTCCAGAACGCCGTGGTTGCCGCCAACGCCGAGCATTACTACCGCATCATGGTGCAGGGGAGCCGTGAGTCCTGGAACGTCCGGGACCGCCACATGGCGGACACCGTGGACCGGCTGAGTGCGCATCTGGGCCCAGCCTCCAAAGGGATCATCTGGGAGCACAACACCCATGTGGGAGATGCCCGTGCCACGGACATGGCCAGGGACGGGCTGGTGAACGTTGGCCAGTTGCTCCGCGAGCGCCACGGTTCCGAAGGTGTGACCCTGGTGGGTTTCGGATCGTACAGGGGAACAGTGATGGCTGCGGACGCCTGGGGCTCCCCTGAACGGGTGCTTACTGTGCCGGAAGCCCGGACCGGCAGCCACGAGGACCTGCTGCACAGGGCTCTGGGCGCGCCGGCGTTGTTGGAATTCGGCAGGGACAGGTCCGGTCCGTGGCTGTCAGCCTGGTTGGGTCACCGGGCCATCGGCGTTGTCTACCGCCCGGCAAGGGAATCCGGAAACTATGTTCCCACCCGGATGGGAGGGCGCTATGACGCCCTCATCTGGATGGAGCAGACCTCGGCGCTTCGTCCGCTCCATCACGAGGCGCCGCCAAGTGAGCCGGAGTTCGAAACCGAGCCCACCGGTTTCTGA
- a CDS encoding MBL fold metallo-hydrolase RNA specificity domain-containing protein gives MKHRHPQLRFLGATDSVTGSRYLVEAAGKRILVDCGLFQGYKVLRDRNRIPFHVRPDSIDAVLLTHAHLDHTGYVPALVRDGYSGPVYATEGTTELCTLLLPDSGHLQEEEAKYAYEHGSSRHSPPVPLYTAADAVRSLDSFREQGFDTPLELGGGIIATFLPAGHILGAAQIRLDVGQHSVHFTGDLGRNDDPLMFPPRGLGAADVLVTESTYGNRQHSSLDPELQLGEIITRVAKKNGVIMIAAFAVGRAETLMLHLSRLRAKNAIPDIPVYLNSPMAIDASGMYQRHPNEHRLKQREYEDMYKVAKMTRTVDDSKLLNLRGGPMVIISASGMLTGGRILHHIAEYGPDPKNAIILSGYQAGGTRGAALAAGQRQLRIYGEDVRIRAEVIQMESLSAHADSNGLIEWMRAAEREPRMTYITHGEPEASDALRIRIKRELGWRVRVPEYLEGISLEDPT, from the coding sequence ATGAAACACCGACACCCGCAACTCCGGTTCCTCGGAGCCACGGACAGCGTGACCGGTTCCCGGTACTTGGTTGAGGCAGCCGGGAAACGCATCCTCGTGGACTGCGGGCTGTTCCAGGGCTACAAGGTGCTCCGAGACCGCAACCGGATCCCCTTCCACGTCAGGCCGGACTCCATTGACGCCGTCCTTCTGACCCATGCGCACCTGGATCACACCGGCTACGTACCCGCCCTGGTCCGGGACGGCTACAGCGGGCCGGTGTACGCCACGGAGGGCACCACTGAACTGTGCACCCTGCTCCTGCCGGACAGCGGGCACTTGCAGGAAGAGGAAGCCAAGTACGCCTACGAGCACGGGTCGTCCAGGCACAGCCCGCCGGTTCCGCTCTACACGGCTGCGGACGCGGTCCGCTCGCTCGACAGCTTCCGGGAACAGGGCTTCGACACCCCGCTGGAGCTCGGCGGGGGCATCATCGCGACGTTCCTGCCTGCCGGCCACATCCTGGGCGCAGCCCAGATCAGGCTCGACGTGGGCCAGCATTCCGTCCATTTCACCGGCGACCTGGGACGCAACGACGACCCGTTGATGTTTCCGCCCCGGGGGCTTGGCGCCGCTGACGTACTCGTCACCGAATCCACCTACGGAAACCGCCAACACTCGAGCCTGGATCCGGAACTGCAGCTGGGGGAGATCATCACCCGTGTGGCGAAGAAGAACGGGGTGATCATGATTGCCGCGTTCGCCGTCGGACGGGCGGAGACACTGATGCTGCATCTGTCCCGCCTCCGGGCCAAAAACGCGATTCCGGACATTCCCGTCTACCTGAACAGCCCCATGGCCATCGACGCCTCCGGCATGTACCAGCGGCACCCCAACGAACACCGTCTCAAGCAGCGGGAGTACGAGGACATGTACAAAGTGGCCAAGATGACCCGGACGGTGGACGATTCGAAGCTGCTCAACCTCCGCGGTGGCCCAATGGTAATCATTTCTGCCAGCGGGATGCTCACCGGAGGCAGGATCCTGCACCACATCGCCGAGTACGGTCCCGATCCGAAGAACGCCATCATCCTCAGCGGATACCAGGCCGGCGGAACCCGCGGCGCCGCGCTCGCCGCGGGCCAACGGCAACTCCGGATCTACGGGGAGGACGTCCGCATCCGCGCCGAAGTGATCCAGATGGAAAGCTTGTCCGCGCATGCGGACTCCAACGGGTTGATCGAGTGGATGAGGGCCGCCGAGCGGGAACCCCGAATGACCTACATCACCCATGGTGAACCGGAAGCGTCCGATGCGCTCCGGATCCGCATCAAGCGCGAACTCGGCTGGCGGGTGCGCGTTCCGGAGTATCTTGAAGGCATCTCGCTCGAGGATCCGACATGA